One window from the genome of Pseudonocardia hierapolitana encodes:
- a CDS encoding TetR/AcrR family transcriptional regulator, with product MSTQTGGRVRRQSHGPGSLLDVAVGEFLTRGYDATSMEDLSRAAGITKSSFYHHFSGKEALLRAALERALDGLFAVLDSDGARTGTPLERLHHIVRGQVAVLVAELPYVTVLLRVRGNTESERWAMERRREFDAHIAALVREAVEAGELRKEVDPALAARLLSGLVNSVVEWARPDRDPHALPDAVARAAFEGILPARG from the coding sequence ATGAGCACCCAGACCGGCGGGCGCGTCCGGCGGCAGAGCCACGGCCCGGGGTCGCTGCTCGACGTGGCGGTGGGGGAGTTCCTCACCCGCGGCTACGACGCCACGTCGATGGAGGACCTCTCCCGCGCCGCCGGGATCACGAAGTCGTCGTTCTACCACCACTTCAGCGGGAAGGAAGCGCTGCTGCGGGCGGCCCTGGAGCGCGCGCTGGACGGGCTGTTCGCGGTGCTCGACTCCGACGGGGCGCGCACCGGCACCCCCCTCGAACGGCTGCACCACATCGTGCGCGGGCAGGTCGCCGTCCTCGTGGCGGAGCTGCCCTACGTCACCGTGCTGCTGCGGGTGCGCGGCAACACCGAGTCGGAGCGCTGGGCCATGGAGCGCCGCCGCGAGTTCGACGCGCACATCGCGGCGCTGGTGCGGGAGGCCGTCGAGGCGGGAGAGCTGCGCAAAGAGGTCGATCCGGCGCTCGCGGCGCGGCTACTGTCCGGCCTCGTGAACTCCGTCGTCGAATGGGCCCGCCCCGACCGCGACCCGCACGCCCTGCCCGACGCCGTCGCCCGCGCCGCGTTCGAGGGCATCCTCCCGGCGCGCGGATGA
- the paaC gene encoding 1,2-phenylacetyl-CoA epoxidase subunit PaaC produces the protein MNTDHGTDHDATNAYQSLVETLGHDDPRWAFGTGVEDVQAEITSPVPDGVDPADLAAYCLMLGDDALICSHRLTEWVTNAPELEEEVALANIALDLLGQARVLLARAGHVEDAGSSSMAGSAGSAGRDEDALAFLRTEPEFRNVALAELPDERDFARAIARLLLFSTWRLALLQRLLGSRDPVVAAVAGKGVKELTYHRDHAARWTLRLGDGTPESHRRMQAALDAAWPYVEELYRTSDVERRLADAGVAVDPAQVREEVDAVLDEVLTRATLTRPAVPHMGPINGKGGRDGMHTEYLGHVLAEMQSLARQHPGARW, from the coding sequence GTGAACACCGATCACGGCACCGATCACGACGCCACCAACGCCTACCAGTCCCTGGTCGAGACGCTGGGGCACGACGACCCGCGCTGGGCGTTCGGCACCGGTGTGGAGGACGTCCAGGCGGAGATCACCTCACCGGTGCCCGACGGGGTCGACCCGGCCGACCTCGCCGCCTACTGCCTCATGCTCGGCGACGACGCGCTGATCTGCAGCCACCGGCTCACGGAGTGGGTGACGAACGCCCCTGAGCTGGAGGAGGAGGTCGCGCTGGCCAACATCGCCCTCGACCTGCTCGGCCAGGCCCGGGTGCTGCTCGCCCGCGCAGGCCACGTGGAGGACGCCGGCTCGAGTTCGATGGCCGGCTCCGCAGGCTCCGCCGGACGTGACGAGGACGCTCTGGCCTTCCTGCGCACCGAGCCCGAGTTCCGCAACGTGGCGCTCGCCGAGCTGCCCGACGAGCGCGACTTCGCCCGCGCGATCGCCCGGCTCCTGCTGTTCTCGACCTGGCGGCTCGCGCTGCTGCAGCGGCTGCTCGGTTCGCGCGACCCGGTGGTCGCGGCGGTCGCCGGGAAGGGCGTCAAGGAGCTGACCTACCACCGCGACCACGCCGCCCGCTGGACCCTGCGCCTCGGCGACGGCACCCCCGAGTCACACCGGCGGATGCAGGCCGCGCTCGACGCCGCCTGGCCGTACGTCGAGGAGCTGTACCGCACCTCCGACGTGGAGCGCAGGCTCGCCGACGCGGGGGTGGCGGTGGACCCGGCGCAGGTCCGCGAGGAGGTCGACGCCGTGCTCGACGAGGTGCTGACCCGCGCCACCCTCACCCGCCCGGCCGTCCCGCACATGGGACCGATCAACGGCAAGGGCGGCCGGGACGGGATGCACACCGAGTACCTCGGGCACGTGCTCGCCGAGATGCAGAGCCTGGCCCGTCAGCACCCGGGGGCCCGATGGTGA
- the paaA gene encoding 1,2-phenylacetyl-CoA epoxidase subunit PaaA, whose protein sequence is MDETALAAHFDATIAGDQRIEPRDWMPEAYRKTLIRQIAQHAHSEIIGMQPEGNWIRRAPSLRRKAILLAKVQDEAGHGMYLYAAAETLGVDRAELTDLLVAGRQKYSSIFNYPTLSYADVGVIGWLVDGAAICNQVPLCRCSYGPYARAMVRICKEESFHQRQGYELLLAMVNGTDAQREMVQESTNRFWWPSLMMFGPPDGDSPNTQQSMTWGIKRHTNDELRQRFVDMTVPQAEALGVTLPDPGLRWNPERGHYDFTEPDWAEFKAVISGSGPCNAQRLAQRRRAHEEGAWVREAAQAYAEKHARKEVAA, encoded by the coding sequence ATGGACGAGACGGCCCTGGCCGCGCACTTCGACGCGACGATCGCCGGTGACCAGCGGATCGAGCCGCGGGACTGGATGCCCGAGGCGTACCGGAAGACGCTGATCCGCCAGATCGCCCAGCACGCGCATTCGGAGATCATCGGGATGCAGCCGGAGGGCAACTGGATCCGGCGCGCCCCCAGCCTGCGGCGCAAGGCGATCCTGCTGGCCAAGGTGCAGGACGAGGCAGGCCACGGCATGTACCTCTACGCCGCAGCGGAGACGCTCGGTGTCGACCGCGCCGAGCTCACCGACCTGCTCGTCGCGGGCCGGCAGAAGTACTCCTCGATCTTCAACTACCCGACGCTGTCGTACGCCGACGTCGGGGTGATCGGCTGGCTCGTCGACGGCGCGGCGATCTGCAACCAGGTGCCGCTGTGCCGCTGCTCCTACGGCCCGTACGCCCGGGCCATGGTGCGGATCTGCAAGGAGGAGTCGTTCCACCAGCGGCAGGGCTACGAGCTGCTGCTGGCGATGGTGAACGGCACCGACGCGCAGCGGGAGATGGTGCAGGAGTCGACGAACCGGTTCTGGTGGCCGTCGCTGATGATGTTCGGCCCGCCCGACGGCGACTCGCCCAACACGCAGCAGTCGATGACGTGGGGCATCAAGCGGCACACCAACGACGAGCTGCGCCAGCGCTTCGTCGACATGACCGTGCCCCAGGCGGAGGCGCTGGGCGTGACCCTGCCCGACCCGGGCCTGCGCTGGAACCCCGAGCGCGGCCACTACGACTTCACCGAGCCGGACTGGGCCGAGTTCAAGGCGGTGATCTCCGGGTCGGGACCGTGCAACGCGCAGCGGCTGGCGCAGCGGCGCCGGGCGCACGAGGAGGGGGCCTGGGTCCGGGAGGCCGCGCAGGCCTACGCCGAGAAGCACGCCCGCAAGGAGGTGGCCGCGTGA
- a CDS encoding enoyl-CoA hydratase/isomerase family protein produces the protein MTDDPAVAVSREGAVAVLTLQRPARYNALTVELKNAFLAALGELAAADDVRALVLTGAGKAFCVGQDLGEHAEALRRDPATAFDTVTEHYNPIVRGLTDLPFPVIAAINGPCVGAGMGFALACDLRVAAAGASFSTAFTGIGLTADSGLSASLAHAVGVSRALELLLLGESFTAEDAQAWGLVRTVVPADEVLATALELARRLAAGPTRAYAEVRRAVRHGATAPLDDVLAAEAAAQGRLAVTGDHVQAVAAFLEKRRPTFEGR, from the coding sequence ATGACCGATGATCCGGCCGTCGCCGTCTCGCGGGAGGGGGCCGTCGCCGTGCTCACCCTGCAGCGGCCCGCGCGCTACAACGCCCTCACCGTCGAGCTCAAGAACGCGTTCCTCGCCGCGCTCGGCGAGCTCGCGGCCGCAGACGACGTGCGTGCCCTCGTGCTCACCGGTGCGGGCAAGGCGTTCTGCGTCGGGCAGGACCTGGGCGAGCACGCCGAGGCGCTGCGCCGCGACCCGGCCACCGCCTTCGACACCGTTACCGAGCACTACAACCCGATCGTCCGCGGGCTCACCGACCTGCCGTTCCCGGTGATCGCCGCGATCAACGGGCCGTGCGTGGGGGCGGGCATGGGCTTCGCGCTCGCCTGCGACCTGCGCGTCGCCGCGGCCGGGGCGTCGTTCTCGACGGCGTTCACCGGTATCGGGCTCACGGCCGACTCCGGGCTCTCGGCGAGCCTCGCCCACGCCGTCGGCGTCTCGCGCGCGCTCGAGCTGCTGCTGCTCGGCGAGAGCTTCACCGCCGAGGACGCGCAGGCATGGGGTCTCGTGCGCACGGTCGTGCCGGCCGATGAGGTGCTCGCGACCGCGCTGGAGCTGGCGCGCCGGCTCGCGGCGGGCCCGACCAGGGCCTACGCCGAGGTCCGCCGGGCGGTTCGGCACGGCGCGACGGCGCCGCTGGACGACGTGCTGGCCGCGGAGGCCGCCGCGCAGGGCCGGCTCGCCGTGACCGGCGACCACGTGCAGGCCGTCGCCGCGTTCCTGGAGAAGCGACGCCCGACGTTCGAGGGCCGGTGA
- the paaB gene encoding 1,2-phenylacetyl-CoA epoxidase subunit PaaB: protein METRAGSPRGGWPLYEVFVRGKRGLNHVHVGSLHAPDAEMALHNARDLYTRRNEGVSIWVVKASDITASSPAEKDPFFAPSGDKVYRHPTFYAIPEDVPHL, encoded by the coding sequence GTGGAGACGCGCGCGGGCTCGCCCCGCGGCGGCTGGCCGCTCTACGAGGTGTTCGTGCGCGGCAAGCGCGGCCTCAACCACGTGCACGTCGGCTCGTTGCACGCCCCGGACGCCGAGATGGCGCTGCACAACGCCCGCGACCTCTACACCCGCCGCAACGAGGGCGTGTCGATCTGGGTGGTGAAGGCCTCCGACATCACCGCGTCGAGCCCGGCGGAGAAGGACCCCTTCTTCGCGCCGTCGGGGGACAAGGTCTACCGGCACCCGACGTTCTACGCGATCCCCGAGGACGTGCCGCACCTGTGA
- the paaD gene encoding 1,2-phenylacetyl-CoA epoxidase subunit PaaD, whose product MVSDAVLSDAVVTDARRVVAEVVDPEMPMLTLDDLGVVRGVEADGDAVTVTITPTYSGCPALEVMRDDLRARLTAAGYARVEVRTVLSPPWSTDWISPEGRRKLAEHGVAPPDRVGPRGAGPVPLTLAAPAAVVRCPRCGSPATEEFSRFGPTSCTALRRCTACREPFEHMKEH is encoded by the coding sequence ATGGTGAGCGACGCAGTGCTGAGTGACGCGGTGGTGACGGACGCCCGCCGGGTCGTCGCCGAGGTCGTCGACCCCGAGATGCCGATGCTCACGCTCGACGACCTCGGGGTCGTCCGCGGCGTCGAGGCGGACGGTGACGCCGTCACCGTGACGATCACGCCGACCTACTCCGGCTGTCCCGCGCTGGAGGTGATGCGCGACGACCTGCGCGCGCGGCTCACGGCGGCCGGGTACGCCCGGGTCGAGGTGCGCACGGTGCTGTCGCCGCCGTGGAGCACGGACTGGATCTCGCCGGAGGGGCGGCGCAAGCTGGCCGAACACGGCGTCGCCCCGCCGGATCGGGTGGGGCCGCGCGGCGCGGGTCCCGTGCCGTTGACGCTCGCGGCCCCGGCCGCGGTCGTGCGCTGCCCGCGCTGCGGGTCGCCCGCCACCGAGGAGTTCTCGCGGTTCGGCCCGACGTCGTGCACGGCCCTGCGCCGCTGCACCGCGTGCCGCGAGCCGTTCGAGCACATGAAGGAGCACTGA
- a CDS encoding GNAT family N-acetyltransferase, whose protein sequence is MNVELRARPAVDDAELSGLHARAFRGTPQVQPWAQRLARHSLTWVGAFDGGRMVGFANVAWDGGVHAFLLDVVVEPERQGEGIGAAVVAEAARLSGAAGCEWLHVDFVPEHAAFYLDRCGFTRTDAGVVELTG, encoded by the coding sequence ATGAACGTCGAGCTGCGCGCCCGCCCCGCCGTCGACGACGCCGAGCTGTCCGGGCTCCACGCCCGCGCCTTCCGGGGAACGCCGCAGGTGCAGCCGTGGGCGCAGCGGCTGGCGCGGCACAGTCTCACCTGGGTGGGGGCGTTCGACGGCGGGCGGATGGTCGGGTTCGCGAACGTCGCGTGGGACGGCGGGGTCCACGCCTTCCTGCTGGACGTCGTGGTGGAGCCCGAGCGGCAGGGCGAGGGCATCGGCGCGGCCGTCGTGGCCGAGGCCGCGCGGCTCTCGGGCGCCGCGGGCTGCGAGTGGCTGCACGTCGACTTCGTGCCCGAGCACGCCGCGTTCTACCTCGATCGCTGCGGCTTCACCCGCACCGACGCAGGCGTCGTCGAGCTCACGGGCTGA